A window of the Sabethes cyaneus chromosome 1, idSabCyanKW18_F2, whole genome shotgun sequence genome harbors these coding sequences:
- the LOC128742586 gene encoding uridine diphosphate glucose pyrophosphatase NUDT14-like: protein MSILKTLTQTRALHSRPPTPVLFGAVVVVVSPPNRPAAAVSCFLRQQKTPIWTIQKRTMNNITNIRYGPLPRDSPYVKPFRFHYTQNGKEKSWDLLKVHDSVSIIIFNVTRQRLVFVRQFRPAVYYNLVSAEAGDDGSKIDMQKYPPSIAVTLELCAGIVDKPISMVEIAREEVLEECGYNVPIERIEEVVSYRAGVGTSGALQVLFYAEVTDADRVPSAGGGVDDEMIDVVECSLDEARKMTSKGSNMTSPPSFLFGVLWFLTNRAPKIEA, encoded by the exons atgtcaattcTCAAAACCTTGACGCAAACGCGAGCCTTACATTCAAGGCCTCCTACTCCTGTGTTGTTTGGTGCAGTGGTAGTAGTGGTTTCACCCCCAAATCGACCAGCCGCAGCCGTCAGCTGTTTTCTTCGTCAGCAAAAGACACCGATTTGGACCATCCAGAAACGGACAATGAACAACATTACCAACATTCGGTACGGTCCGCTGCCGCGGGATTCTCCGTACGTCAAACCGTTCCGTTTCCATTACACGCAGAATGGAAAGGAAAAATCTTGGGATCTGCTGAAGGTACACGATTCGGTATCGATTATCATCTTTAATGTCACCCGACAGCGGCTCGTTTTTGTCCGGCAGTTCCGTCCAG CTGTTTATTACAACCTGGTAAGCGCCGAAGCCGGAGACGATGGTTCGAAAATTGACATGCAAAAGTATCCACCGTCCATAGCGGTAACATTGGAGCTGTGCGCTGGCATTGTGGACAAACCGATCTCGATGGTCGAAATCGCACGGGAGGAGGTGCTGGAAGAGTGTGGCTACAACGTGCCGATCGAGCGGATCGAGGAGGTTGTTAGCTACCGGGCCGGTGTTGGAACTTCCGGCGCGCTGCAGGTGCTGTTCTACGCCGAGGTTACCGATGCGGATCGCGTTCCGTCGGCCGGTGGCGGTGTGGACGACGAAATGATCGACGTGGTCGAGTGCAGTTTGGATGAAGCTCGGAAAATGACGTCGAAGGGCAGCAACATGACCAGCCCGCCGTCGTTTTTGTTTGGCGTTTTGTGGTTCTTGACCAACCGTGCTCCGAAGATTGAAGCATAG